A part of Thiomicrorhabdus sediminis genomic DNA contains:
- a CDS encoding nuclease-related domain-containing protein, with amino-acid sequence MLSNVDLSPLLVPFAYFFVAVLLVGLFKSSWFKGHLGEFLVNALAKLWLDQRTYHLIKDVTLPTENGGTTQIDHIIVSPYGVFVVETKNMKGWIFGGQHQKLWTQKIYRHTSKFQNPLHQNYKHVKTLQSLLELDDSEIHSVVVFIGDSDFKTDMPENVTYGFGYIRFIKSKNVPVLSEWEIKRLIGAIESGRLERSLQTTREHVKSLKSKSMSDTPSCPKCGSAMALRTAKRGQNAGNEFWGCSRYPACRGIVSK; translated from the coding sequence ATGCTTAGCAATGTTGATCTAAGTCCTTTATTAGTCCCTTTTGCCTACTTTTTTGTAGCTGTTTTACTTGTTGGGCTATTCAAAAGCTCATGGTTTAAAGGGCATCTGGGAGAGTTTTTAGTTAATGCCTTAGCTAAGCTATGGCTTGATCAACGCACCTATCACCTCATTAAAGACGTGACACTACCCACTGAGAACGGTGGAACGACCCAAATAGATCATATCATCGTCTCCCCGTATGGTGTCTTTGTCGTCGAAACCAAAAACATGAAAGGCTGGATATTCGGTGGTCAGCATCAGAAGTTGTGGACTCAGAAAATCTACAGACATACCAGTAAGTTCCAAAACCCTCTGCATCAGAATTACAAGCACGTAAAAACTCTACAATCGCTTCTTGAGCTGGATGACAGTGAGATTCACTCCGTTGTCGTTTTTATCGGTGATAGTGACTTTAAGACTGACATGCCCGAAAACGTGACGTACGGTTTTGGATACATTAGGTTCATCAAGTCTAAGAATGTTCCCGTACTTTCAGAGTGGGAAATAAAACGACTAATAGGTGCAATTGAATCAGGTCGCCTAGAACGCTCTTTACAGACCACTAGAGAGCACGTAAAGAGTCTTAAGAGTAAATCTATGAGTGATACGCCTAGTTGTCCTAAATGTGGCAGTGCTATGGCATTACGTACAGCCAAGAGAGGGCAAAACGCAGGTAATGAATTTTGGGGGTGTTCGCGTTATCCTGCATGTCGAGGAATAGTTTCAAAGTAG